In a genomic window of Demequina muriae:
- a CDS encoding acetyl/propionyl/methylcrotonyl-CoA carboxylase subunit alpha, which translates to MSAFSSVLIANRGEIAVRVIRACADAGLTSIAVYAEPDRDAPHVHLADEAYSLGGSTAAETYLDIARLIDVALRSGAQAIHPGYGFLAENAGFARAVIEAGLTWIGPSPDAIDALGDKVSARHIAQRAGAPLVPGTKDPVANADEVIAFADEFGLPVAIKAAFGGGGRGLKVARTREEIPEMFDSATREAVAAFGRGECFVERFLDRPRHVETQCLADRHGNVVVVSTRDCSLQRRHQKLVEEAPAPFLTDEQNATLVRSSEAILREAGYEGAGTCEFLVGVDGTISFLEVNTRLQVEHPVTEEVTGVDLVREQFRIAAGEAISDLAPTVRGHSIEFRINGENPAMNFMPSPGRLHTLRFPSGPGVRIDAGVREGDTVSGNFDSMIAKVIVTGSTREQAIARARRALAEMAVEGIPTVLPFHRAVLDAPEFTAASGAFGVYTTWIESEFADAVAELGAAGAGADHAPESEATERVIVEVGGKRLEVVLPASLAQAGRAGARRGAPARRGARRSGNGSARPASGSTLTSPMQGTIVKIAVADGDTVAEGDLIVVLEAMKMEQPLLAHKDGVVTGLQHAVGASVSSGTLICDIADAQ; encoded by the coding sequence GTGTCTGCCTTCTCCTCTGTCCTGATCGCCAATCGCGGCGAGATCGCCGTCCGAGTGATCCGCGCGTGCGCGGACGCGGGGCTGACCTCCATCGCGGTGTACGCCGAGCCCGATCGCGACGCCCCCCACGTGCACCTCGCCGACGAGGCCTACTCACTCGGTGGCTCCACCGCCGCCGAGACCTACCTCGACATCGCGCGCCTCATCGACGTCGCGCTCCGCTCAGGCGCGCAGGCGATCCACCCCGGGTACGGCTTCCTCGCGGAGAACGCCGGCTTCGCCCGTGCGGTCATCGAGGCGGGACTCACGTGGATCGGTCCCTCTCCCGATGCGATCGACGCTCTGGGAGACAAGGTGTCCGCGCGTCACATCGCCCAACGGGCCGGCGCCCCGCTGGTCCCGGGCACCAAGGACCCGGTCGCCAACGCGGACGAGGTCATCGCGTTCGCGGATGAGTTCGGCCTCCCCGTCGCCATCAAGGCGGCGTTCGGGGGCGGCGGGCGCGGGCTCAAGGTGGCCCGCACCCGCGAGGAGATCCCCGAGATGTTCGACTCGGCCACGCGCGAGGCCGTCGCGGCGTTCGGACGCGGCGAGTGCTTCGTCGAGCGATTCCTCGACCGCCCCCGTCACGTCGAGACGCAGTGCCTCGCGGACCGTCACGGCAACGTGGTCGTGGTCTCGACGCGCGACTGCTCGCTGCAGCGCCGCCACCAGAAGCTGGTCGAAGAGGCCCCGGCGCCGTTTCTGACCGACGAGCAGAACGCCACCCTCGTCCGCTCGAGCGAGGCGATCCTGCGCGAGGCGGGCTACGAGGGCGCTGGCACGTGCGAGTTCCTCGTCGGCGTGGACGGCACCATCTCGTTCCTCGAGGTCAACACCCGGCTGCAGGTCGAGCACCCGGTGACGGAAGAGGTCACCGGCGTGGACCTCGTGCGCGAGCAGTTCCGCATCGCGGCAGGCGAGGCGATCTCGGACCTCGCGCCCACCGTGCGCGGCCACTCGATCGAGTTCCGCATCAATGGCGAGAACCCGGCCATGAACTTCATGCCCTCCCCCGGACGGCTCCACACGTTGCGGTTCCCCAGCGGGCCAGGCGTGCGCATCGACGCCGGCGTGCGCGAGGGCGACACCGTGTCGGGCAACTTCGACTCGATGATCGCGAAGGTCATCGTCACCGGCTCCACGCGCGAGCAGGCGATCGCGCGGGCGCGTCGCGCCCTGGCCGAGATGGCCGTCGAGGGCATTCCCACCGTGCTCCCTTTCCACCGTGCCGTCCTGGACGCGCCGGAGTTCACCGCCGCGTCGGGCGCGTTCGGCGTCTACACCACGTGGATCGAATCCGAGTTCGCCGACGCGGTCGCCGAGCTGGGCGCTGCCGGCGCCGGCGCGGATCATGCACCCGAGTCCGAGGCCACGGAGCGCGTGATCGTCGAGGTGGGAGGCAAGCGGCTCGAGGTCGTGCTGCCCGCATCGCTCGCCCAGGCCGGCCGCGCAGGAGCACGCCGGGGCGCCCCTGCACGCCGTGGCGCCCGCCGATCAGGCAACGGCTCCGCGCGCCCCGCGTCGGGCTCCACTCTCACGTCACCCATGCAGGGCACCATCGTGAAGATCGCCGTCGCGGACGGCGACACCGTGGCGGAAGGCGACCTCATCGTGGTGCTCGAAGCGATGAAGATGGAGCAGCCCCTCCTCGCCCACAAGGACGGCGTCGTGACGGGACTTCAGCACGCCGTCGGCGCCTCCGTCAGCTCTGGCACCCTCATCTGCGATATCGCCGACGCACAGTGA
- a CDS encoding endonuclease/exonuclease/phosphatase family protein codes for MVSAQRRALFLVAVASWLLLDSVRTAGPLLSALYDDSLTLVVAAALGTFAGGGVLAWLAAMVGRHFGHGVVVLYLVGVLAVLRLGLPFITGGWLIAAGLYLVAFAIAGVVMTTRVAIGNGGSGTALAGTSLGAAAAVLEHTVLRTWDAVWREDLLGWIALGTVAALAILVGALCRTLEPAPTSRGWWALGLHWSLLGFAFANIAWVNAQTELRMSAGVAVTVVSLCLAAGLAAQAHRISRVVSTVIAVAGAVALAVVMLRPGMDAALALPVATAATTLAAAHALRPAPSSAARRLTAAIVFGLALIAPVLVIQLDYERPLGIPPLSIAVTVGVAVLLYGTWRAWVAHRPDSGGRTVTSDGTAATDGTTVADASTPRSWIAPGVPVGAALGVAAAVAVGAWTQATYEAPRVYSADFIQAPYVTSWNLHFGVTHEAGAGPRVDLDELAAALSGTDVAMLQEVQRGWLLGGGTDMLEYLAGELDLPYSYAPAHDRQFGNAIFTSRPHAEPRTLELPFGEGPQERSALAVDFMGATFVSTHLQSTDEADETRLAQSQALLDWVAGTQPTVVGGDFNAEPGDAAHQAMVDAGFVSAQTQLGVTGPTYVGPDMTGEQATLIDYLFGRGVEFTEFELRALPWSDHWPLTARAATGALAPTDPEADLNELQPAPTPSTSVSPSASASPTPSPSASE; via the coding sequence ATGGTCTCCGCTCAGCGTCGTGCGCTCTTCCTCGTGGCGGTCGCGTCATGGCTCCTGCTTGACTCGGTCCGCACCGCCGGCCCTCTGCTCTCGGCGCTCTACGACGACTCGCTGACGCTGGTCGTCGCGGCAGCGCTCGGCACCTTCGCGGGCGGAGGCGTATTGGCGTGGCTCGCCGCGATGGTGGGTCGGCACTTCGGCCACGGCGTCGTGGTCCTCTACCTCGTCGGCGTGCTGGCCGTGCTGAGACTCGGTCTCCCGTTCATCACAGGGGGCTGGCTGATCGCCGCCGGCCTCTACCTGGTCGCGTTCGCGATCGCAGGCGTCGTGATGACCACTCGCGTCGCGATCGGCAACGGCGGCTCCGGCACCGCTCTCGCGGGAACCTCCCTCGGCGCCGCCGCCGCAGTGCTCGAGCACACAGTCCTGCGCACGTGGGACGCGGTCTGGCGCGAGGACCTGCTGGGATGGATCGCACTCGGAACCGTGGCGGCGCTCGCCATCCTCGTCGGAGCGCTGTGCCGCACTCTCGAGCCTGCGCCCACGTCGCGAGGCTGGTGGGCCCTCGGACTGCACTGGTCGCTGCTCGGATTCGCGTTCGCCAACATCGCGTGGGTGAATGCCCAGACGGAGCTGCGCATGTCCGCGGGCGTCGCGGTCACCGTGGTCTCCCTGTGCCTGGCCGCCGGGCTCGCGGCCCAGGCCCACCGAATCTCACGTGTGGTGAGCACGGTGATCGCCGTCGCCGGCGCCGTGGCGCTCGCCGTCGTGATGCTGCGGCCTGGGATGGATGCGGCATTGGCACTCCCCGTCGCCACCGCCGCCACCACGCTCGCGGCGGCCCATGCTCTGCGCCCCGCCCCCAGCAGCGCCGCGCGTCGCCTGACGGCCGCGATCGTCTTCGGGCTCGCCCTCATCGCGCCCGTGCTGGTCATCCAGCTCGACTACGAGCGCCCTCTCGGCATCCCACCCCTCAGCATCGCGGTCACCGTCGGCGTCGCCGTGCTCCTCTACGGAACGTGGCGCGCGTGGGTGGCGCACCGACCCGACTCCGGGGGCCGCACTGTCACGTCCGACGGCACGGCCGCGACCGACGGCACGACGGTGGCCGATGCGAGCACCCCGCGATCGTGGATCGCCCCCGGAGTGCCGGTCGGCGCAGCGCTCGGGGTCGCAGCCGCGGTCGCGGTCGGCGCGTGGACTCAGGCGACGTACGAGGCGCCCCGTGTCTACTCGGCCGACTTCATCCAGGCCCCGTACGTCACGTCCTGGAACCTCCACTTCGGAGTCACCCACGAGGCCGGTGCCGGGCCGCGCGTGGATCTCGATGAGTTGGCCGCCGCGCTGAGCGGCACCGACGTCGCGATGCTCCAAGAGGTGCAGCGCGGATGGCTGCTCGGCGGAGGCACCGACATGCTCGAGTACCTCGCGGGAGAGCTGGATCTTCCGTACTCGTACGCTCCCGCGCACGACCGCCAGTTCGGCAACGCGATCTTCACGTCTCGCCCGCACGCTGAGCCCCGCACCCTGGAGCTGCCCTTCGGCGAGGGACCTCAGGAGCGCAGTGCGCTCGCCGTCGACTTCATGGGAGCGACCTTCGTGTCCACGCACCTGCAGTCCACGGACGAGGCGGACGAGACTCGGCTCGCGCAGTCGCAGGCGCTCCTCGACTGGGTCGCCGGCACCCAGCCCACCGTCGTCGGCGGCGACTTCAACGCGGAGCCGGGAGACGCCGCCCACCAGGCGATGGTGGACGCCGGGTTCGTGAGCGCCCAAACGCAGCTCGGCGTCACCGGCCCCACGTACGTCGGCCCCGACATGACCGGCGAGCAGGCGACGCTGATCGACTATCTGTTCGGCCGCGGCGTCGAGTTCACGGAGTTCGAGCTGCGGGCGCTGCCGTGGTCGGACCACTGGCCACTGACGGCGAGGGCCGCCACGGGAGCCCTGGCTCCCACCGACCCGGAGGCCGATCTGAACGAGCTCCAGCCGGCACCGACCCCATCCACCTCGGTGTCGCCGAGCGCATCGGCCTCGCCCACCCCTTCCCCGTCAGCGAGCGAGTAG
- a CDS encoding NAD(P)H-quinone dehydrogenase: MATRMVIIGGGPGGYEAALVAVKEGAEVVLIERQGLGGNAVLTDVMPSKTVIATAEWRTIADRAPQLGIRDADGSGTHEFAEHVVDLAAVNERVRKLVLKQSHDIATRLATNDIQVIDGEARLLSPTQVEVDGEVIEADAVLIATGARPRTLPTAQPDGKRILTWTQLYDIDALPEHLIVVGSGVTGAEFAGAYRLLGSEVTLISSGDRVLATQDPEAADLIQEIFAARGMTVMGNSRAESVENTGDGVRVTLTDGRVVEGSHCLMAVGSVPNTHGMGLEEAGVELDERGYVRVDRVSRTTARGVYAAGDCTGVLPLASVAATQGRIAMAHALGDAVQPLDLSTVAANVFTAPEIASVGATEAELIERGIFYEVSRLDLARNPRAKMLGIDTGFVKIFGHTVTGQILGAVIVGSRAGEHIFPLSIAVAHHLTVDDVASAFTVYPSLSGTISEAARRLHHMEEPGQH; encoded by the coding sequence ATGGCGACTCGCATGGTGATCATCGGCGGCGGACCGGGCGGATACGAGGCGGCTCTCGTCGCCGTCAAGGAGGGGGCCGAGGTGGTGCTCATCGAGCGCCAGGGCCTCGGCGGCAATGCCGTCCTGACGGACGTGATGCCCTCCAAGACCGTGATCGCGACGGCGGAGTGGCGCACCATCGCTGACCGTGCACCGCAGCTGGGCATCCGCGACGCCGACGGCTCGGGCACACACGAGTTCGCCGAGCATGTCGTGGACCTGGCCGCCGTGAACGAGCGCGTCCGCAAGCTCGTGCTCAAGCAGTCGCACGACATCGCGACGCGCCTCGCCACCAACGACATCCAGGTGATCGACGGCGAGGCGCGCCTGCTGAGCCCCACGCAGGTCGAGGTCGACGGGGAGGTCATCGAGGCTGATGCGGTGCTGATCGCCACGGGCGCGCGGCCGCGCACGCTGCCCACGGCACAGCCCGACGGGAAGCGCATCCTGACCTGGACCCAGCTGTACGACATCGACGCGCTCCCGGAGCACCTCATCGTGGTCGGCTCCGGCGTGACGGGGGCGGAGTTCGCTGGCGCCTACCGCCTGCTCGGCTCGGAGGTGACGCTGATCTCCTCTGGCGACCGGGTCCTGGCGACCCAGGACCCCGAGGCGGCCGACCTGATCCAGGAGATCTTCGCGGCGCGTGGCATGACGGTGATGGGCAATTCGCGTGCTGAGTCAGTGGAGAACACCGGAGACGGCGTGCGCGTCACTCTCACGGACGGCCGTGTGGTCGAGGGATCGCATTGCCTGATGGCCGTCGGCTCCGTCCCGAACACTCACGGCATGGGGCTCGAGGAGGCTGGCGTCGAACTCGACGAGCGCGGGTACGTCCGGGTCGACCGCGTGTCACGCACCACCGCTCGCGGCGTGTACGCCGCGGGAGACTGCACGGGCGTCCTTCCGCTCGCCTCGGTCGCCGCAACCCAGGGACGCATCGCGATGGCGCACGCCCTCGGCGATGCCGTGCAGCCGCTCGACCTCAGCACCGTCGCCGCGAACGTGTTCACCGCCCCCGAGATCGCGTCGGTCGGAGCCACCGAGGCCGAGCTCATCGAGCGGGGCATCTTCTACGAGGTCTCGCGGCTCGATCTGGCCCGCAACCCGCGCGCCAAGATGCTCGGCATCGACACCGGCTTCGTGAAGATCTTCGGGCACACGGTGACCGGTCAGATCCTCGGTGCTGTGATCGTGGGCTCGCGAGCAGGCGAGCACATCTTCCCGCTGTCGATCGCCGTCGCGCACCACCTCACCGTGGACGACGTCGCCTCCGCCTTCACTGTCTACCCGTCGCTGTCGGGCACCATCTCCGAGGCGGCCCGCCGGCTGCACCACATGGAGGAGCCGGGGCAGCACTGA
- a CDS encoding purine-nucleoside phosphorylase — MTDASTRASEAAESLRAATGVDHFDIALILGSGWGGAADLIGEEVASVPAADLPGFDAHAVAGHSAEMRALRTEDGRHVLVLGARQHYYQVRDAGKVAHAVRMAAAAGCTQLVITNGCGSTRPEVGPGSVVLMADHINATGATPLEGATFVDMTQTYSPRLRDLALAIDPELPSGVYIQFSGPQYETPAEVRMATTLGADLVGMSTALEAIAAREAGLEILGLSLVTNLAAGIGGENLNHQEVLDVGSSSGPRISRLLADIVEGMR; from the coding sequence ATGACTGATGCATCCACGCGAGCCTCCGAGGCCGCCGAGTCCCTGCGCGCCGCGACCGGCGTCGACCACTTCGACATCGCCCTGATCCTGGGTTCCGGATGGGGCGGCGCCGCCGACCTGATCGGGGAAGAGGTCGCCTCCGTTCCCGCTGCGGATCTCCCCGGATTCGACGCCCACGCCGTCGCGGGCCACTCCGCGGAGATGCGCGCCCTGCGCACGGAGGACGGCCGTCACGTGCTGGTGCTCGGCGCCCGTCAGCACTACTACCAGGTGCGCGACGCGGGCAAGGTGGCGCACGCGGTCCGCATGGCCGCGGCCGCCGGCTGCACGCAGCTTGTCATCACCAACGGCTGCGGCTCGACCCGGCCCGAGGTCGGACCGGGCTCCGTGGTGCTCATGGCGGACCACATCAACGCGACCGGCGCCACGCCCCTCGAGGGCGCCACCTTCGTCGATATGACACAGACGTACTCGCCGCGACTGCGCGACCTCGCACTGGCGATCGACCCCGAGCTGCCCAGCGGCGTCTACATTCAGTTCTCGGGCCCGCAGTACGAGACCCCGGCGGAGGTGCGCATGGCGACCACGCTGGGCGCCGACCTGGTGGGGATGTCGACAGCGCTCGAGGCCATCGCCGCACGCGAGGCCGGTCTCGAGATCCTCGGACTCTCGCTCGTCACCAACCTCGCCGCGGGCATCGGCGGCGAGAACCTGAATCATCAGGAGGTGCTGGACGTGGGGTCCTCGTCGGGACCGCGCATCTCGCGCCTGCTGGCCGACATCGTGGAGGGCATGCGATGA
- a CDS encoding phospho-sugar mutase, translating into MTDLVDLAEAWIADDPDATARAELEAVVAAHRAGDAEASADLADRFRGPLEFGTAGLRGRIGAGPNRMNRAVVIRAAAGLARYLTDALVEIGIEGPARVVIGYDARHGSRQFAVDTAAVMTGAGHEAMLLPRTLPTPVLAYATRALDADAGVMVTASHNPPQDNGYKVYLGGRAVTGDGQGAQIVPPFDAEIATRIAAVESVASVPRAEAGWTTLGDDVVADYVAAAAAVAGAPDDADASARAAIRIVLTPLHGVGGDTVEATLRAAGFTDLHTVAEQAEPDPDFPTVDFPNPEEPGAIDLSLALAEKLNADVVIANDPDADRAAVATVIDGQWRMLHGDVVGSLLGERVAQRVERDGGSTTAVLANSIVSSQQLARIAERHGLAHANTLTGFKWIAREPGLVYGYEEALGYCVAPDLVCDKDGLTAAVMVADLVAELKSEGRTLADAIDDLARAHGVYLTRQVSARFADVAEIPALMTRLLADPPASLGGSPVTSTDDMNDGFRGLLPTNGLHLSTESGARVIIRPSGTEPKVKAYLEVVAPVDGDVDSARASAERAMQSLEADVREALGV; encoded by the coding sequence ATGACCGACCTGGTCGACCTCGCCGAGGCCTGGATCGCCGACGATCCCGACGCCACCGCACGCGCCGAGCTGGAAGCCGTCGTGGCCGCGCATCGGGCGGGCGACGCTGAGGCGAGCGCCGACCTCGCTGACCGCTTCCGCGGCCCCCTGGAGTTCGGCACCGCTGGCCTTCGCGGCCGCATCGGGGCCGGACCGAACCGCATGAACCGCGCCGTCGTGATCCGCGCCGCCGCCGGCCTCGCCCGGTACCTGACCGATGCGCTGGTGGAGATCGGCATCGAGGGCCCGGCCCGCGTGGTGATCGGCTACGACGCCCGCCACGGGTCGCGCCAGTTCGCCGTCGACACCGCCGCGGTCATGACCGGAGCCGGTCACGAGGCGATGCTGCTGCCCCGGACCCTGCCCACGCCCGTGCTCGCGTACGCCACGCGCGCCCTCGACGCCGATGCCGGGGTCATGGTGACGGCATCCCACAACCCGCCGCAGGACAATGGCTACAAGGTCTACCTGGGCGGCCGCGCCGTCACGGGCGACGGCCAGGGCGCGCAGATCGTGCCGCCCTTCGATGCGGAGATCGCCACCCGCATCGCTGCCGTCGAGTCCGTCGCATCGGTGCCGCGGGCCGAGGCCGGATGGACGACCCTGGGCGACGACGTCGTCGCTGACTACGTGGCGGCGGCTGCCGCCGTCGCTGGCGCTCCCGACGATGCGGATGCCTCAGCACGCGCCGCCATCCGCATCGTTCTCACGCCGCTCCACGGAGTCGGCGGGGACACCGTCGAGGCCACGCTGCGCGCCGCGGGCTTCACGGACCTCCACACGGTGGCCGAGCAGGCGGAGCCCGACCCCGACTTCCCCACCGTCGACTTCCCCAACCCCGAGGAGCCCGGAGCGATCGATCTGTCGCTCGCGCTCGCGGAGAAGCTGAACGCCGACGTGGTCATCGCGAACGACCCCGACGCTGACCGCGCGGCCGTCGCCACCGTCATCGACGGTCAGTGGCGAATGCTTCATGGCGACGTGGTCGGCTCGCTCCTGGGAGAGCGGGTGGCGCAGCGCGTGGAGCGTGACGGCGGCTCGACGACGGCGGTGCTCGCCAACTCGATCGTGTCCTCTCAGCAGCTCGCCCGGATCGCCGAGCGGCACGGCCTCGCGCACGCGAACACCCTCACGGGGTTCAAGTGGATCGCCCGCGAGCCAGGGCTGGTCTATGGCTACGAAGAGGCCCTGGGCTACTGCGTGGCGCCGGATCTGGTGTGCGACAAGGACGGCCTCACTGCGGCGGTCATGGTCGCGGACCTGGTCGCCGAGCTCAAGTCCGAGGGCCGCACGCTGGCCGACGCCATCGACGACCTCGCCCGTGCGCACGGCGTCTACCTGACTCGTCAGGTCTCGGCGCGGTTCGCCGACGTCGCCGAGATCCCTGCGCTGATGACCCGTCTGCTCGCGGACCCGCCGGCGTCACTCGGGGGGTCCCCCGTGACCTCGACGGACGACATGAACGATGGCTTCCGGGGCCTGCTCCCCACCAACGGGCTGCACCTGTCCACGGAGTCCGGGGCGCGAGTCATCATTCGCCCGTCGGGCACGGAGCCCAAGGTCAAGGCATACCTGGAGGTCGTCGCCCCGGTGGACGGAGACGTGGACTCGGCCCGCGCATCGGCCGAACGGGCGATGCAGAGCCTCGAGGCGGACGTTCGAGAGGCCCTCGGCGTCTGA